Genomic segment of Terriglobia bacterium:
TCGGCACCGATCCCCCGCGCGTCGCAATCATCAATCTCGAAGACGAGTACGGGAAGAAGCTGGCGAAGTTCAGCAAGTCGCGCTCGCAAGTGCTGACCTATGGCGCGTCGCAAGGCGACTTCTACGCCAACAGAGTTGATGTCGGCATGAACGGTACACGCTTCGACCTGGTCACGCCCACGGGCACGGTTCCGCTGTGGTCGCCATTAATCGGGCGGGTCAACGTGTACAACGTCCTCGCTGCCTCCGCTGCCGCCGTTGCCCGCAACTGCCCGCCGGAAGCCATTGCCAGCGGTGTCGAGCGCCTCACCCGGGTGCCCGGCCGCTTCGAGCGCGTGGACGCCGGCCAGCCCTTCACGGTGGTTGTGGACTACGCGCACACCGATGACGCGCTGCGTAACCTTACTTCGCTTGCCCGCGAATTTGTCGCGAGGGGTGGCGGAAGGGTGATCACCGTGTTCGGTTGCGGCGGCGACCGCGATCGCGCCAAGCGCCCGCTCATGGGCGAAGCCGCCGGGCGGGGCAGCGATTACGTCATTCTCACCTCCGACAATCCGCGCAGCGAAGAGCCCATGGCGATCATTAACGACGCGCTTCCCGGCCTGGAGCGAACCAAGACGCCGTTCAGCGTCGAATCCGATCGCTCCAAGGCTATTGCCCTCGCCGTCCAAAAAGCCGCGCCCGCCGACATCGTGCTCATCGCCGGCAAGGGCCACGAAAAAGTGCAGATCACGCGCGAGGGCAGGCATCCATTCGACGACGTTGAGGTCGCTCTTGCTGCGCTGCACGTAGTCGGCTACCACAAGCCGGAAGCCGCACCTACTGGAGGCGCTCGATGAGGCTGCCTCTGGGACGCATTGCCGACATTACCGGTGGCGCCGCCGATTCCACCCATCGCGAAGCCATCGCCACCGGCTGCTCGATCGACTCGCGCACGCTTCAGCCCGGCGATCTGTTTTTCGCGATTAAGGGCGAGCGCTTCGACGGCCACGAGTTCGTCGACGCAGCGCTCGAGCGCGGCGCGGTGGCGGCCCTGGTGCAGGTAAGCCAGGCGGGGCGCTTCGGCGATCAACACCGCATCATCGCAGTTAGCGATCCGCTCGATGCGTTGCAACTGCTCGGGCGAGCGGTGCGCCGCATGTGGAACAAGACGGTGATCGCCGTTACCGGGTCGGCGGGCAAAACCACCACCAAGGAATCGGCCGCGCGCCTGCTGTCGGCGAAATATCGCGTGCTGAAATCCGAGAGCAATCTCAACAACCACTACGGATTGCCACTGCAACTGCTGCGCCTGGAACCGGAACATGAACTCGCTGTGCTCGAACTCGGCATGAATCATGCCGGCGAGATCAGCGCGCTAGCCGCGATTTGCGAGCCCAATGTCGGCGTCGTTACCTGCGTCGCGCCGGTGCACCTCGGCTTCTTCAACTCCATCGCCGACATCGCCCGCGCCAAGTACGAGCTCATCCAATCCCTGCCCGCGAGCGGCATGGCGGTGCTGAATGCCGACGACGAGTATGTTTCGCAATTCGGGCGAGATTTTCCCGGCCGTGTCATCACCTTCGGCCTGAACCATCCCGCCGACGTGCGTGGCGAAGCCATCCACGAGATGGGGCCCGACGGCTCGCAGTTCGACGTTGTCGCCGATGGCCACCGCGAGCGTGCCACGCTGCCGCTCATCGGCCGGCACAACATTTACAACGCGCTCGCCGCCATCGCCACCGCCATGGTGGGCGGGTTGACCCTGGAACAGGCGACCGCCGGCGTAGCGCTGCTCACTCCCGCAGACAAGCGCGGCCAGGTATTGACCGTTGGCGCCGCTACCGTCATCAATGACTGCTACAACTCCAACCCGCGCGCGCTCGACTCCGTGGTGGACGCGCTCGCCGGCATGGCCGTCCCTGACGGCGGGCGCCGCATCGTGGTCGCCGGCGAGATGCTGGAACTCGGTCCCTCGACCGATGATCTCCACCGCCGCTCCGGCGCGCACATGGTGGACAGCAAAATTGACGTCGTGCTCGGCGTGCGCGGCGCGGCGCAGAACATCGTGGACGCTGCCGCCGAGGCCGGCATGCGCGCCGAGTTTGTCGAGACACCCGAGGAGGCAGGGGAGTGGTTGGCACGCGAGGTCCGCCCGGGCGACATCGTCCTGCTGAAGGCCTCCCGGGGCGTCAAACTGGAGAGGGCGCTGGAGACCTGGACCTCGTTGCGCGCCTCCAGTCACAATTAGCATGATCGTCATTCCGGGCACAGCGAGGAATCGACCTTTGTAGGCAGCAGCGCTTCTAACAATCCGCTCCGCTGCTGTATTCTTAGCCCAGCGCCCATCCGCTCGAAGGGAGAGCTTTTTGCTCTACTGGCTTCTTTATCAGGTACTGTTCCGCTACTTTTCTCCCTTCCGCATCTTCCGCTACCTGACTTTCCGCACTGCCTTTGCCAGCCTGACGGCGCTGTTCATGGCCCTGATCGTCGGTCCGGCCATCGTCCGCAAGCTCAAGGAATTTCAAATTTCTCAGTACATCCGCGAAGAAGGCCCCAAGGCGCACCAGAAGAAAGCCGGCACACCGACCATGGGTGGCCTGCTCATCGCCGTTGCCATCATCATCCCGACACTCCTCTGGGCCGACCTCGGCAACGCATACGTCTGGCTGGCTCTGGCCGCCACCACCGCCTTTGGCGCCATCGGTTTTGCCGACGATTACCTCAAGGTGGTCAACCAGCGCAATCTCGGCCTCACCGGCAGCAGCAAGCTGATGCTGCAAGTCCTGGTCAGCGTGATCGTCGCCGTCTCGCTCATCCTGCTCCAGGCCAAAGGCCAGTACTCGACACACCTCATGGTGCCGTTTTTCAAGAACGTCCGCCCCGACCTGGTGATCTCCGTGCTCGCGGTGAAGCCGCATCTCTGGCCCATCGCTTTCCTGCCGTTCATCGGCTTCGTGATCCTGGTGATCGTCGGCTCCAGCAACGCCGTCAACCTCACCGACGGTCTCGACGGCCTCGCCATCGGTTGCACCGTCATCGCCGCCGGCGCGCTCACCGTGCTCACCTACGTCAGCGGCCACGCTACCTTCTCCGACTACCTCGAACTCCAGCGCATGCCGCAAGTCGGCGAACTGACCATCTTCTGCGGCGCCATGGTCGGCTCCGCCATCGGCTTCCTCTGGTATAACGCCCATCCCGCCGAGGTGTTCATGGGCGATGTAGGCTCGCTGGCGCTCGGCGGCGCCATCGGCACGGTCGCCGTCATCATCAAGCAGGAGCTGCTGCTGCCCTTTATCGGCGGCGTTTTCGTCATCGAAGCGGTGTCGGTGATCCTGCAGGTGGGCTCGTACAAGCTGCGCAAAAAGCGGATCTTCAAGATGGCGCCGCTGCACCATCACTTTGAGCTGCTGGGATGGTCGGAGTCGAAAATCATCGTCCGCTTCTGGATCGCTTCGCTGATCTTTGCTCTCTTTGCCCTGACCACCTTGAAACTTCGCTAGCCCGGTGTGCGACAATCATCGCTTCGAGCCGCGCAGTGGTGGCTGGTGACTCGTGCAGGCAGGGAGGGGCACGATTCAAAAATCGTGCTGGGAGAGTACCGCTGGCTGGACACGACGTTCCGTCGTGCATTTTTGACCGAACTACCTTGGACTGGACACGCAACTTCCGTGCTGAGCTTGGGAGAAGATCTTATAGGCATCTGATTCCCGCCCCTGGCGCTGGTTTCAAAAAAAGTTTTGAGCTATGGCAGAACCTCTGGAAGTAAAAGGCAAGCGGGTGCTGGTGGTCGGGCTGGGCAAGTCCGGCGTGGCTTCCGCCCAGTTCCTGCACGAACGCGGGGCGCGCGTCACCGCCTCCGATGCCAAGGCCGAAGACGACCTTCGCGCCGACATCCGCACCCTGCTGGATCTCGGCGTCGCCGTCGAAACCGGAGGCCACGGCGAGCGCACCTTCCGCCAGCAGGACCTCATCGTGGTCAGCCCGGGCGTGCCGACCAACGTCCCGCAACTAGCCCAGGCATGCGCCATGGGCATTCCCGTGATCGGCGAAATCGAACTAGCCTCGCGTTTCCTCAGGGGCCACATCGTCGCCATCACCGGCTCCAACGGCAAAACCACCACCACCGCGCTGGCCGGCGACGTCATCGCCTGGGGCGGCTACGAGTCGCAGGTGGGCGGCAACATCGGCACGCCTGCCATCTCGCTGGTGCCCGAGGCCACCGACGACACCTACAACGTTCTCGAGGTCTCCAGTTTCCAACTCGAGACCATTCAGACCTTCCACCCCGAAATCGCGGTCGTGCTCAACGTTACTCCCGACCACCTCGACCGCCACGGCAGCTTCGACCACTACCTCGCGGCCAAGAAACGCGTTTTCGAAAACCAGACCTCCAGCGATTATGCCGTCCTCAATGCCGACGACGAGCAGGCCGCGCGCATGGGCAGTGGCATCAAGGCGCAGGTCCGCTGGTTTAGCCGCAAGAAAGAGGTCGCGCAAGGCGGATTCGTGCGCGACGGCCGCATCATCCACCGCGACGACTCCGGCGAGCACGAAATCATGCCCGCCTCCGAGGTCCCACTCCAGGGCGCGCACAACCTGGAAAACGTGCTAGCGGCGGTCTGTGTCGGCATGATCATCCCCTGCGAGCCGCACCGCATCCGCGCCGCCGTCAAGGAATTTAAGGCCGTCGAACACCGCCTTGAGTACGTCGCCACCATCAACGGCGTCCAGTTCTACAACGACTCGAAAGCCACCAACGTGGACGCCACCATCAAGGCCCTGGAATCATTCCCCGGCAACATCCACATTATCCTTGGCGGCAAGGACAAGGGCTCGCCCTACACCGTGCTCAATGCGCTGCTCAAAGAGCGCGCCAAGCGCGTCTACACCATTGGCGCCGCCGCTGCCAAGATCGAAAAAGAAATCGCTGGCGCTGCCGCCATCGTCCACGCCGAAACCCTTGACGTGGCCGTTCGTCGCGCCTTTGACGCCGCCACTGCCGGCGACATCGTCCTGCTTGCCCCTGCCTGCGCCAGCTTTGACCAGTTCGAGAGCTACGAGCACCGCGGCCGCTTCTTCAAAGAACTGGTCCACGCTTTGGCGGAGAAGAAACAAGCTATTAGCTCTTAACTTTTGGCGTGCTCTGTGGAATTTCCACATCGTCGCGTACCCGCCCAGTTACCCCAGCCCGCCCTGCATGGGTGTTACAACATATCTTGTTTACACGTAAGCGAGCTGAAGGCTAGAGCTGGAGCAGTTTCGGAATTGGTGCAGCCGCGAGAGGAAACACGGAGATCCCTCGATTCGGGTTTCCCGCGCTGGAGAAAACGCGCGGGAGCCCTCCGTCGCTCGGGATGCCATCGGCTACGGACAAAGATGGAACGGCTCTAAGCGAGCCAAGAGCTAACAGCCTTCCATGCCTAAACGCGTCAGCGTCGACAAGACTCTCTTCACGGTTACGCTGATCCTGGTTTTCATCGGCCTGGTGATGGTTTTCAGCGCCTCCGCCGTGGTCGCCAAGGAGCGCTTCGGCTCGCCCTACTTCTTCGTCCTGCGGCAATTCGGGTGGGCGCTCGCCGGGCTGGCTGCCATGTATGCCGCCATGCGACTCGACTACCGCCGCTACCAGCATCCCGCGGTCGTCTTCTCGCTCATGGGCATCGCCACCCTGCTGCTGGTGCTGGTCTTTTTTCTCGACCGTTCGCACAACACGCATCGCTGGATCAGGTTGGGAGTGCTCTCCTTCCAGCCTTCGGAGCTCGCCAAACCAACGCTGATCCTCTTTCTCGCCTATTTCCTTGAAACGCGAACGAAATCCATGGACGACTGGCGCCGCACCCTGATCCCCGCCACCGCGCCGGTCGTGTTCATGGCCGCGCTCATTCTGATGCAGCCCGACCTCGGCACAGCGCTC
This window contains:
- the murD gene encoding UDP-N-acetylmuramoyl-L-alanine--D-glutamate ligase, with the protein product MEVKGKRVLVVGLGKSGVASAQFLHERGARVTASDAKAEDDLRADIRTLLDLGVAVETGGHGERTFRQQDLIVVSPGVPTNVPQLAQACAMGIPVIGEIELASRFLRGHIVAITGSNGKTTTTALAGDVIAWGGYESQVGGNIGTPAISLVPEATDDTYNVLEVSSFQLETIQTFHPEIAVVLNVTPDHLDRHGSFDHYLAAKKRVFENQTSSDYAVLNADDEQAARMGSGIKAQVRWFSRKKEVAQGGFVRDGRIIHRDDSGEHEIMPASEVPLQGAHNLENVLAAVCVGMIIPCEPHRIRAAVKEFKAVEHRLEYVATINGVQFYNDSKATNVDATIKALESFPGNIHIILGGKDKGSPYTVLNALLKERAKRVYTIGAAAAKIEKEIAGAAAIVHAETLDVAVRRAFDAATAGDIVLLAPACASFDQFESYEHRGRFFKELVHALAEKKQAISS
- the murF gene encoding UDP-N-acetylmuramoyl-tripeptide--D-alanyl-D-alanine ligase — translated: MRLPLGRIADITGGAADSTHREAIATGCSIDSRTLQPGDLFFAIKGERFDGHEFVDAALERGAVAALVQVSQAGRFGDQHRIIAVSDPLDALQLLGRAVRRMWNKTVIAVTGSAGKTTTKESAARLLSAKYRVLKSESNLNNHYGLPLQLLRLEPEHELAVLELGMNHAGEISALAAICEPNVGVVTCVAPVHLGFFNSIADIARAKYELIQSLPASGMAVLNADDEYVSQFGRDFPGRVITFGLNHPADVRGEAIHEMGPDGSQFDVVADGHRERATLPLIGRHNIYNALAAIATAMVGGLTLEQATAGVALLTPADKRGQVLTVGAATVINDCYNSNPRALDSVVDALAGMAVPDGGRRIVVAGEMLELGPSTDDLHRRSGAHMVDSKIDVVLGVRGAAQNIVDAAAEAGMRAEFVETPEEAGEWLAREVRPGDIVLLKASRGVKLERALETWTSLRASSHN
- a CDS encoding UDP-N-acetylmuramoyl-L-alanyl-D-glutamate--2,6-diaminopimelate ligase; protein product: MRFQQLLDGAEFLFQRGNPDIGGLDYDSRRVQPGWCFVAMRGETTDGNRYVDAALGAGAVAVVSDDPKSQPQGEVAWAQVPHGRRALARLSANFYKRPAEKLANTGVTGTNGKTTTSFLLESILQAAGCKTALIGTVEYHVTGKVLPAPHTTPEPLELNQLLADARRNGATESVMEVSSHALAQQRVFGIPYDVAIFTNLTRDHLDYHKNFEDYFSAKRALFEGVGTDPPRVAIINLEDEYGKKLAKFSKSRSQVLTYGASQGDFYANRVDVGMNGTRFDLVTPTGTVPLWSPLIGRVNVYNVLAASAAAVARNCPPEAIASGVERLTRVPGRFERVDAGQPFTVVVDYAHTDDALRNLTSLAREFVARGGGRVITVFGCGGDRDRAKRPLMGEAAGRGSDYVILTSDNPRSEEPMAIINDALPGLERTKTPFSVESDRSKAIALAVQKAAPADIVLIAGKGHEKVQITREGRHPFDDVEVALAALHVVGYHKPEAAPTGGAR
- the mraY gene encoding phospho-N-acetylmuramoyl-pentapeptide-transferase: MLYWLLYQVLFRYFSPFRIFRYLTFRTAFASLTALFMALIVGPAIVRKLKEFQISQYIREEGPKAHQKKAGTPTMGGLLIAVAIIIPTLLWADLGNAYVWLALAATTAFGAIGFADDYLKVVNQRNLGLTGSSKLMLQVLVSVIVAVSLILLQAKGQYSTHLMVPFFKNVRPDLVISVLAVKPHLWPIAFLPFIGFVILVIVGSSNAVNLTDGLDGLAIGCTVIAAGALTVLTYVSGHATFSDYLELQRMPQVGELTIFCGAMVGSAIGFLWYNAHPAEVFMGDVGSLALGGAIGTVAVIIKQELLLPFIGGVFVIEAVSVILQVGSYKLRKKRIFKMAPLHHHFELLGWSESKIIVRFWIASLIFALFALTTLKLR